The following are encoded together in the Triticum dicoccoides isolate Atlit2015 ecotype Zavitan chromosome 6B, WEW_v2.0, whole genome shotgun sequence genome:
- the LOC119320216 gene encoding pathogenesis-related protein PR-4-like, protein MATEVAAAGARMPVSVLVLVALVVVCLSANGAAAQQASGVAATYNLYHPEKINWDLRVASVFCATWDADMPLAWRQRYGWTAFCGPAGAHGQPSCGRCLQVTNRATGARTVARVVDQCDNGGLDLDVAVFQRIDTDGGGVANGHLVVDYQFVGC, encoded by the exons ATGGCAACGGAGGTCGCCGCTGCTGGCGCAAGAATGCCAGTGTCAGTGCTGGTTCTCGTGGCATTGGTCGTGGTCTGCCTGTCCGCCAACGGGGCGGCGGCGCAGCAGGCAAGCGGCGTGGCGGCGACGTACAACCTGTACCACCCAGAGAAGATCAACTGGGACCTGCGCGTGGCCAGCGTCTTCTGCGCGACGTGGGACGCCGACATGCCGCTGGCGTGGCGGCAGAGGTACGGCTGGACGGCGTTCTGTGGCCCCGCCGGCGCGCACGGCCAGCCGTCCTGCGGCCGCTGCCTCCAG GTGACGAACAGGGCGACGGGGGCGAGGACGGTGGCGAGGGTGGTGGACCAGTGCGACAACGGCGGGCTCGACCTTGACGTCGCCGTGTTCCAGCGGATCGACACCGACGGGGGCGGCGTCGCCAACGGCCACCTCGTCGTCGACTACCAGTTCGTCGGCTGCTAG
- the LOC119322691 gene encoding THO complex subunit 5A-like isoform X1 has translation MAKVPAAEAMDVEAPARPPSATTAPKPRSPHDLLAETRASVEEVAARILAIKKDGAPKSELRELVAQMSLLLITLRQVNREILMEEDKVKGETEAAKAPVDSTTLRLHNLLYEKNHYVKAIRSCLDFQTKHPGIELVPEEEFHRAAPADIRDKTLAADTAHDLMLKRLNFELVQRKELCERHEKLEQQKNSLLGTIANQKKFLSSLPSHLKSLKKASLPVQQQLGMLHTKKLKQHHAAELLPSPLYITYTQLLGQKEAFGENIEVEVNGSTKDAQTFAQQQAKQEMAGTLANDDNNRMDDDAIDEEEDAQRRRSRSRKSSKEASNPALAYQLHPLKVVLHVYDTEDSGTKRRKLITLRFEYLAKLNVVCVGSEDSDGMDSNILCNLFPDDTGLELPHQMAKLYAGETPNFSEKDSRPYKWAQHLAGIDFLPEVPQSVGDSSNRASRNADLSSGLALYRQQNRAQTILQRIRSRKIAQMALTWQLNYLTKLRWPQIEHENTPWASRTPSCSMHSWSLTGVFPEPSARSALVVSGPAGSVDSDLERRSVTNGQETEGNREDGELPIVVHAEDMPDDSKVSQAEVSPEVLNHSRGLSLISKGSAPSKLSISHSFGRNEDDLDFLMDSDSELEELACADQETEQGSLTIDKSWEDYASREFTMVLSKTLKNGAKIMLEAKIKISMEYPLRPPLFRLQLVSEKTEDLKWHNDLRAMEAEVNLHILRILPRSNEDYILTHQVLCLAMLFDMHLDEDHEKRKVTSVIDVGLCKPVSGTMLTRSVRGRDRRQTIYWREKPSFGTGTNMV, from the exons ATGGCAAAGGTGCCGGCGGCGGAAGCCATGGACGTCGAGGCACCGGCGCGTCCGCCCAGCGCCACCACCGCGCCAAAGCCACGCTccccccacgacctcctcgccgagACCCGCGCCTCCGTCGAGGAGGTCGCCGCCCGCATACTCGCCATCAAGAAGGACGGCGCCCCCAAGTCCGAGCTCCGTGAGCTCGTCGCGCAGATGTCCCTCCTCCTCATCACGCTCCGCCAG GTGAACAGGGAGATACTGATGGAGGAGGATAAGGTGAAGGGGGAGACGGAGGCGGCGAAGGCGCCCGTGGACTCCACGACGCTGAGGCTGCACAACCTGCTGTACGAGAAGAACCACTACGTCAAGGCCATCAGGTCGTGCCTCGACTTCCAGACGAAGCACCCGGGGATAGAGCTCGTGCCCGAGGAGGAGTTCCACCGCGCCGCGCCGGCTGACATCCGCGACAAGACGCTCGCCGCTGACACCGCCCACGACCTCATGCTCAAGCGCCTCAACTTCGAGCTCGTCCAG CGTAAAGAGCTATGTGAGCGACATGAGAAATTGGAACAACAGAAGAACAGTTTGCTGGGGACAATTGCAAATCAGAAGAAGTTCCTCTCAAGCCTCCCATCGCATTTGAAATCACTGAAGAAAGCATCATTGCCAGTGCAGCAGCAGCTTGGGATGCTGCATACCAAGAAACTAAAGCAGCACCATGCAGCTGAGTTGCTCCCATCTCCTCTTTATATAACTTACACCCAGTTGTTAGGACAGAAAGAAGCATTTGGCGAGAATATTGAAGTGGAGGTAAATGGAAGCACAAAGGACGCTCAAACTTTTGCTCAACAGCAAGCCAAGCAGGAAATGG CAGGCACTTTGGCAAACGATGATAATAATAGGATGGATGACGATGCAATTGATGAGGAAGAAGATGCTCAGAGAAGAAGATCAAGGTCTAGGAAGAGTTCAAAGGAAGCTAGTAATCCTGCATTAGCATATCAACTTCATCCACTCAAAGTTGTTCTCCATGTATATGATACTGAAGATTCTGGAACCAAGCGTCGTAAGCTCATCACTTTGAGGTTTGAATACTTGGCAAAGTTGAATGTTGTCTGTGTTGGATCTGAAGATTCAGATGGAATGGACAGCAATATCCTGTGCAACCTATTTCCAGATGACACTGGCTTAGAGCTGCCTCATCAG ATGGCTAAGCTTTATGCCGGGGAGACTCCAAATTTTAGCGAAAAGGATTCGCGTCCATACAAGTGGGCACAGCATCTAGCTGGTATAGATTTCCTCCCGGAGGTTCCTCAATCTGTTGGGGATAGTTCTAACAGAGCGTCGAGAAATGCTGATTTGTCATCTGGGCTTGCACTATACCGTCAGCAGAATCGTGCACAGACTATTTTGCAGAGAATCCGCTCTCGGAAAATTGCACAAATGGCTCTCAC gtggcaacttaattatttaactaAGCTGAGGTGGCCTCAAATAGAACACGAGAATACACCATGGGCATCACGCACCCCATCGTGTAGTATGCACAGTTGGTCATTGACAGGAGTTTTTCCTGAGCCTTCGGCTCGTTCTGCTTTAGTGGTGAGTGGGCCTGCAGGAAGTGTTGACAGTGATTTGGAGAGAAGATCTGTGACAAATGGGCAAGAAACCGAGGGTAACAGAGAGGATGGTGAGCTTCCAATTGTGGTTCACGCTGAAGATATGCCAGATGATTCTAAAGTATCACAGGCGGAGGTCTCACCTGAAGTTCTAAACCATTCTAGAGGCTTATCTCTTATATCAAAGGGCTCTGCACCATCTAAGCTAAGCATCTCACACAGTTTTGGTAGAAATGAGGATGATCTTGATTTCTTAATGGACAGTGACAGTGAGTTGGAGGAGCTGGCATGTGCTGACCAAGAAACTGAGCAAGGTAGCCTCACTATAGATAAATCCTGGGAGGATTATGCTTCCAGAGAGTTCACCATGGTCTTGAGTAAAACTTTGAAGAATGGTGCAAAAATCATGCTGGAAGCCAAG ATTAAAATTAGCATGGAGTATCCTCTTAGGCCACCACTTTTCAGATTGCAGCTGGTTTCTGAAAAGACCGAAGATTTAAAATGGCACAATGATCTTCGTGCAATGGAAGCTGAG GTGAATCTTCACATCCTCCGAATTCTTCCTCGGTCGAACGAGGACTATATATTAACCCACCAAGTTCTGTGCCTGGCTATGTTGTTTGATATGCATTTGGACGAGGATCACGAGAAAAGGAAAGTTACTTCAGTGATTGATGTTGGGCTGTGCAAACCAGTCAGTGGAACCATGCTCACTAGATCAGTCAGGGGGAGAGACCGGAGACAGACCATCTATTGGCGAG AGAAACCTTCTTTCGGTACTGGAACTAACATGGTCTGA
- the LOC119322691 gene encoding THO complex subunit 5A-like isoform X2 produces MAKVPAAEAMDVEAPARPPSATTAPKPRSPHDLLAETRASVEEVAARILAIKKDGAPKSELRELVAQMSLLLITLRQVNREILMEEDKVKGETEAAKAPVDSTTLRLHNLLYEKNHYVKAIRSCLDFQTKHPGIELVPEEEFHRAAPADIRDKTLAADTAHDLMLKRLNFELVQRKELCERHEKLEQQKNSLLGTIANQKKFLSSLPSHLKSLKKASLPVQQQLGMLHTKKLKQHHAAELLPSPLYITYTQLLGQKEAFGENIEVEVNGSTKDAQTFAQQQAKQEMGTLANDDNNRMDDDAIDEEEDAQRRRSRSRKSSKEASNPALAYQLHPLKVVLHVYDTEDSGTKRRKLITLRFEYLAKLNVVCVGSEDSDGMDSNILCNLFPDDTGLELPHQMAKLYAGETPNFSEKDSRPYKWAQHLAGIDFLPEVPQSVGDSSNRASRNADLSSGLALYRQQNRAQTILQRIRSRKIAQMALTWQLNYLTKLRWPQIEHENTPWASRTPSCSMHSWSLTGVFPEPSARSALVVSGPAGSVDSDLERRSVTNGQETEGNREDGELPIVVHAEDMPDDSKVSQAEVSPEVLNHSRGLSLISKGSAPSKLSISHSFGRNEDDLDFLMDSDSELEELACADQETEQGSLTIDKSWEDYASREFTMVLSKTLKNGAKIMLEAKIKISMEYPLRPPLFRLQLVSEKTEDLKWHNDLRAMEAEVNLHILRILPRSNEDYILTHQVLCLAMLFDMHLDEDHEKRKVTSVIDVGLCKPVSGTMLTRSVRGRDRRQTIYWREKPSFGTGTNMV; encoded by the exons ATGGCAAAGGTGCCGGCGGCGGAAGCCATGGACGTCGAGGCACCGGCGCGTCCGCCCAGCGCCACCACCGCGCCAAAGCCACGCTccccccacgacctcctcgccgagACCCGCGCCTCCGTCGAGGAGGTCGCCGCCCGCATACTCGCCATCAAGAAGGACGGCGCCCCCAAGTCCGAGCTCCGTGAGCTCGTCGCGCAGATGTCCCTCCTCCTCATCACGCTCCGCCAG GTGAACAGGGAGATACTGATGGAGGAGGATAAGGTGAAGGGGGAGACGGAGGCGGCGAAGGCGCCCGTGGACTCCACGACGCTGAGGCTGCACAACCTGCTGTACGAGAAGAACCACTACGTCAAGGCCATCAGGTCGTGCCTCGACTTCCAGACGAAGCACCCGGGGATAGAGCTCGTGCCCGAGGAGGAGTTCCACCGCGCCGCGCCGGCTGACATCCGCGACAAGACGCTCGCCGCTGACACCGCCCACGACCTCATGCTCAAGCGCCTCAACTTCGAGCTCGTCCAG CGTAAAGAGCTATGTGAGCGACATGAGAAATTGGAACAACAGAAGAACAGTTTGCTGGGGACAATTGCAAATCAGAAGAAGTTCCTCTCAAGCCTCCCATCGCATTTGAAATCACTGAAGAAAGCATCATTGCCAGTGCAGCAGCAGCTTGGGATGCTGCATACCAAGAAACTAAAGCAGCACCATGCAGCTGAGTTGCTCCCATCTCCTCTTTATATAACTTACACCCAGTTGTTAGGACAGAAAGAAGCATTTGGCGAGAATATTGAAGTGGAGGTAAATGGAAGCACAAAGGACGCTCAAACTTTTGCTCAACAGCAAGCCAAGCAGGAAATGG GCACTTTGGCAAACGATGATAATAATAGGATGGATGACGATGCAATTGATGAGGAAGAAGATGCTCAGAGAAGAAGATCAAGGTCTAGGAAGAGTTCAAAGGAAGCTAGTAATCCTGCATTAGCATATCAACTTCATCCACTCAAAGTTGTTCTCCATGTATATGATACTGAAGATTCTGGAACCAAGCGTCGTAAGCTCATCACTTTGAGGTTTGAATACTTGGCAAAGTTGAATGTTGTCTGTGTTGGATCTGAAGATTCAGATGGAATGGACAGCAATATCCTGTGCAACCTATTTCCAGATGACACTGGCTTAGAGCTGCCTCATCAG ATGGCTAAGCTTTATGCCGGGGAGACTCCAAATTTTAGCGAAAAGGATTCGCGTCCATACAAGTGGGCACAGCATCTAGCTGGTATAGATTTCCTCCCGGAGGTTCCTCAATCTGTTGGGGATAGTTCTAACAGAGCGTCGAGAAATGCTGATTTGTCATCTGGGCTTGCACTATACCGTCAGCAGAATCGTGCACAGACTATTTTGCAGAGAATCCGCTCTCGGAAAATTGCACAAATGGCTCTCAC gtggcaacttaattatttaactaAGCTGAGGTGGCCTCAAATAGAACACGAGAATACACCATGGGCATCACGCACCCCATCGTGTAGTATGCACAGTTGGTCATTGACAGGAGTTTTTCCTGAGCCTTCGGCTCGTTCTGCTTTAGTGGTGAGTGGGCCTGCAGGAAGTGTTGACAGTGATTTGGAGAGAAGATCTGTGACAAATGGGCAAGAAACCGAGGGTAACAGAGAGGATGGTGAGCTTCCAATTGTGGTTCACGCTGAAGATATGCCAGATGATTCTAAAGTATCACAGGCGGAGGTCTCACCTGAAGTTCTAAACCATTCTAGAGGCTTATCTCTTATATCAAAGGGCTCTGCACCATCTAAGCTAAGCATCTCACACAGTTTTGGTAGAAATGAGGATGATCTTGATTTCTTAATGGACAGTGACAGTGAGTTGGAGGAGCTGGCATGTGCTGACCAAGAAACTGAGCAAGGTAGCCTCACTATAGATAAATCCTGGGAGGATTATGCTTCCAGAGAGTTCACCATGGTCTTGAGTAAAACTTTGAAGAATGGTGCAAAAATCATGCTGGAAGCCAAG ATTAAAATTAGCATGGAGTATCCTCTTAGGCCACCACTTTTCAGATTGCAGCTGGTTTCTGAAAAGACCGAAGATTTAAAATGGCACAATGATCTTCGTGCAATGGAAGCTGAG GTGAATCTTCACATCCTCCGAATTCTTCCTCGGTCGAACGAGGACTATATATTAACCCACCAAGTTCTGTGCCTGGCTATGTTGTTTGATATGCATTTGGACGAGGATCACGAGAAAAGGAAAGTTACTTCAGTGATTGATGTTGGGCTGTGCAAACCAGTCAGTGGAACCATGCTCACTAGATCAGTCAGGGGGAGAGACCGGAGACAGACCATCTATTGGCGAG AGAAACCTTCTTTCGGTACTGGAACTAACATGGTCTGA
- the LOC119320059 gene encoding pathogenesis-related protein PR-4-like — MATEIAATGARMPVSVLVLVALVVVCLSANGAAAQQASGVAATYNLYSPEKINWDLHGASVFCATWDADMPLAWRQRYGWTAFCGPAGAHGQPSCGRCLQVTNRATGARAVARVVDQCGNGGLDLDAAVFQQIDTNGGGAANGHLVVDYEFVGCQD; from the exons ATGGCAACAGAGATCGCGGCCACTGGCGCAAGAATGCCGGTGTCTGTGCTGGTTCTCGTGGCATTGGTCGTGGTCTGCCTGTCCGCCAACGGGGCGGCGGCGCAGCAGGCGAGCGGCGTGGCTGCAACGTACAACCTGTACAGCCCAGAGAAGATCAACTGGGACCTGCACGGCGCCAGCGTCTTCTGCGCGACGTGGGACGCCGACATGCCGCTGGCGTGGCGGCAGAGGTACGGCTGGACGGCGTTCTGCGGCCCCGCCGGCGCGCACGGCCAGCCGTCCTGCGGCCGCTGCCTCCAG GTGACGAACAGGGCGACGGGGGCGCGGGCGGTGGCGAGGGTGGTGGACCAGTGCGGCAACGGCGGGCTCGACCTTGACGCCGCCgtgttccagcagatcgacaccaacGGAGGCGGCGCCGCCAACGGCCACCTCGTCGTCGACTATGAGTTCGTCGGCTGCCAAGACTAA